In the genome of Trypanosoma brucei gambiense DAL972 chromosome 11, complete sequence, the window TGTATATATGGTCATTGTTTCGACGATGGAATCATCGACTACATTACAAACGAAGTCCTTCCGGAGGCACGAGTACTAACAAAGGTGGAAATAGCTGAGACAAAGTTTAGCAGCGCAGGTATGAAGATTCTCTTGAGGGCTCTCTGGACAAATTCTCCATGTGAGCAAATGGAGGAACTTCTGCTTCATGACGTGCATCTCCACTTTGAGGAAACTCTACAGCTAAAAGAAGTTATTATGAAGAATCGAAAGTGCCTGCGGCGTTTGGTTCTGCAACGTTGTCACATGGACGATAGCGCGGCTGAACCCATTGTTCAGGCTATTTCGCACTGCGAGCAACTGCGGGAAGTGAACTTCTTGGATAACAACATAGTTCACGCACTGGCTATCCCCACGGAGAGGGAGGACATTTTTCCACCAACGCTGCAAATTTTTGACATCAGCGGTAACCGTATAGAGCCAAAACACTTCACTGGTTTGGGCAATGCGCTCCGTCGTTGTATGGCAAACCTTCATGAGGTTTACTTGGCTCGTTGCTGTGTCACGGAGAGCGGACTAAAGACGCTGCTGTGCGGTGGGCTTTACAACTCACAGGTTCTTTCTGTGCTGAATGTATCGGCTGGACGACTTTTGCATACAGCTGGTAAGGTGCTTTCGTCGGTCATATCAGAATGTCCCAACCTTCAGCGAGTGTACATGCAGGACAATCTCCTGGATGTAGAGGGGGCTGCTCAAATTGCTTTGGTTATTCCCTACGCTAAGAAACTTACTGTATTGGGAATGGGAAGGTGTCACTTGGGAGGTCGAGGGGCGCGTTATATTGCAGAAGCTGTGAAACAAAGCGCATCACTTCGAGAATTGGACCTCTCTGGAAATGGTGTGACGGATGAAGATGTACATCGGATATGCGCTTGCAACGATGATGCGTCTTTTCGACTTTCATATCTTGATCTCTCTGATAATCCCCTCACGGAGGACTGCCGCTGCTCTCTCGAAACCCTTCTGGAACACCAGAAGGATAATTCATGCATTGTTGTCGTGCGTGGTACGGGGCTTGCGGTCGTGTCTTCTTATATGGAATATCATAATAAGCCCACACCTGGATAGACgccacttttttatttttttctccttttttctctgtgtgtttctttttctctttctttctttcgaaTAGGTGGGATTGTTGTATATTCACTTCTATTGCATTTAaatttgttcgtttgttcgcttgtttgcttgtttgcttgtttgccgttttttttttttagaagtTGAAGGTCTCTCACGAGGAGTTGGAGAGAGAGATCGAGAGAGTCAATAATCGTCGAAAAGCACCGGGGCCACATGTTcgtggaaaggaagaaagaagggggagaaagaaaaaaaaaagggaagagaagaaaggataaagggaatgaaataaatgaggaaaatgtgtatgtgtgttttgagTGTATGTGTGGGAAAACCGAGGAGCACACGATGCTAATAAGAGAGTGTCCACTATCATTGTTAACACTGAAAAGGGATTTGATATGTTTTTTAGCGCATTTACCCGCTCGCAGTTGCTGATATGAACCCGTACAGCTATTGCGCACTTTAATGTTATAGACGGTGTATAGGAAAATGTAAGTTCGCGAAGGCTATGTCCAACGGGCGACCGAAAAAGCGAACAAATCTTCtacaaaaagggggaaaaaaaggaaggaaacatTCAGAGTtgatatgtatatacgtgtgCGCGGACGTACGCAAAtatgttttggttttgttgttgtatgcTCGTATACTTATGTAACTATTGAGTAACGGGGAGGTGAAACATGAAGGAAGAACATAGGTTACAAATGCTCCTCTGAAAGTTGAACGGAAAATTcctgtttgctttttctttgtatttTCGTTGCTTGAACGGCTGCTTTCAGGGAGGTGGTGGCTAACAAAATAGCACGGGTGAAACTCGTCAGATGCAAAACCATTGGTAATAAagggcaaaagaaaaaagaaatgaaaggaactgAAGTTAAGGTGAAGGGATACCGGTGGGAAAGTGTGTGCATCTGGAAATAGTGGATGCTCCTACTGTTGCGCCACACTTACGGTGACACACGCACTGTTTTTCATAGGTTCTTctttgtgtgtttctttacgctaaaaaaaaaatatgttcaTAACTATttttccgcttttttttgtttgccatTGTATTTGGGCACATTCTTTAAAaggctactttttttttaacgttCGCCCCAccatgtttttttctaaCTTTGACATCCattgctgctttttcttttttttttttttggttaaccttttcttttttatattgtttTCTTGTGGTTGCTGCTCGTTTATGTTGTTTCTTGTGCTCTTACTTGTATCCTGTAACACAGTTTGTAAACCCATAAAATAGTCAATTTCCTCCCCCGAAAATACAATATATCATAATAGCTCGTTgcgcaaaaaataaaaaaacaacaacaacaacaacaacatcaaactAACTAATTTAGGTGAGTGAAGACAAAACCATTAAATATCAGCATTATTAATCGCTCACATGTTACGACGGTCGTCCCTCTGGTTTGCACCCAAGTCGGCACCTCCTTTTAAGTTTGTCCCACTGTTGCCTCATCTTCACCACAAAGACACCGAGTACACATTGGTAACAAAAGATTACGTATCTGTTGTCAATCCCGGTGCCGGGTTACCGGAAATTCTAAAGGTGGAAGCGGCAGGATTAACATTGCTCGCCTCTCGTGCCATTGGCGATGTGCAACATTTCCTCCGCCCATCACACCTGGCGAGCTTAAGAAGCATTTTTGAAGATCCCGAAGCGAGTGACAATGACCGTTTTGTTGCGCTGCAGCTTATAAAGAATGCCAATATTGCAGCAGCTCGGATTCTCCCTGGTTGCCAAGACACGGGCACCGCAATTATTGCAGGTTACAAGGGGGAGCAGGTGTTTACCAACGGAGATGATGAGGAGGCGCTGAGCCGCGGTGTGCATCATATTTATACGACGACGAATTTGCGCTACAGTCAGAATGTTCCGCTTACCATGTACGACGAAAAGAACACCGGATGCAACCTTCCCGCACAGATAGATCTCTACGCAACAAAGGGATGTGAGTAcgaattcttttttgtggCTAAAGGCGGCGGGAGTGCGAACAAGGCATTTTTGTTCCAGGAAACAAAATCTGTTCTCAATCCCAAGTCGCTGCGCAATTTTCTGGAGGAAAAGATTTCGACGATTGGTACTTCCGCTTGTCCACCATATCATATGGCCGTCGTTGTGGGAGGAACCAGTGCTGAGATGACAATGAAGGCGGTGAAGTACGCTTCCTGCAAGTATCTGGATGAACTCCCAACGAAGCCTGATGAATCGAAGGGTTATACCTATCGCGATCTGGAAATGGAACAAATGGTTATGGATATTTGCCGCAATATTGGCATGGGCGCACAGTTTGGTGGGAAGTATTTTGCCCACGATGCACGCGTCATCCGCATGCCACGTCACGGTGCCAGCTGCCCCATCGGAATTGGCGTTAGCTGCAGTGCGGACCGCCAAGCACTTGCCAAAATTAACAAAGATGGCATTTGGGTCGAGAAACTTGAAATGGACCCAGCGAAGTATCTGCCAGAGGTAACGGAGGATCAATTACTTAAGGTGCCACCAGTGAAGATCGACTTGAACATGCCCATGGACAAAATACGTGCAGAGCTCTCGAGACACCCCGTGAAGACGCGTCTGTCTCTCACTGGAACCATCATCGTAGCCCGTGACATCGCGCATGCCCGTATGCGGGAAATGTTGGAGAACAATAAACCCCTTCCAGATTACATCAAGAACCACCCGGTATATTATGCTGGTCCTGCCAAGCGACCAGAGGCGTTGGCATCCGGTTCCTTTGGGCCAACCACAGCGGGCCGTATGGACCCGTTTGTGGATCTCTTCCAGGCAAATGGCGGGTCTTTCGTCATGTTGGCTAAAGGCAACCGTAGCAAACGTGTGACTGAGGCATGTAAGAAGTACGGTGGGTTTTACCTTGGAAGTATTGGGGGACCTGCCGCGTTGCTAGCGATGGATTCCATTCGCAAAGTGGAAGTACTTGACATGGAGGAACTGGGAATGGAGGCGGTATGGAAGATTGAAGTTGAGAACTTTCCCGCATTTATTGTTGTGGACGATAAGGGTAATGACTTCTTCCAACAGCTCAGGTAGCGGAtggatttgttgttgttgttataaaGAAGAGGCGctgagaaaaggaaagggaaacgaggaggaagagagagagagaggcaACCGTTGGGCATAATGTGCTCGGCCAAATGAATATacgcgtatatatatatatatatatatatatatatagtttaAGCTCTACATGCGGTGGAAATGGAATGTTTCCGCGGGTGAAGGGAGAGGCACGGAGGGCGcaaggaaagaggagagggaTATTCAAATAAAACGAGAGTATtcgacaaagaaaaaaaaaacatacttACTACTTAGACGAAATTAAATAAAGGTgagtaaaagaaatacaaaCATTGGGAGGGAAGAATGCGTGGAGGATGACACTGAGGATGTAGTTTCCACGTCACCGCACCATACTTGCAAGCAAGCAGAATACGCCAGAACAGTTCTTTGTttgtagtatatatatattatcgTTTTCGACATGAGATTAAACGATGCATGTTGCTTTTGTCATTATTGCCATGTTgttcgtttatttatttatttttttgcaggGTCCCGTTGCATAAAGAGGTTAGGGGGGagattgtttgtttggtgcgCCTTCttaaggaaaagaattgTACGGCCATGCAGTTGCTTTTGTATATCTTTTTATTCCTACGAATTCGTAGAAAATGTGACAGCGAgcgattttttccccctccgttTCAAGTGGAAGCGAAGTCACCTGGTTGaaatggaaggaagggagtGGATTATGGGAGAGGAACTAcgttatttaaaaaaaaaatgacacgTGGAAATGGATATGATGGAGGTTCATATACTGAGGGAAGAAACTTCAAAAAAGGGTTATGTAAGGTGTCCTTGCCTTCATTGTTTCcgttatttgtttacttatTAATTTTAAAGTGTACCTGTTTGCGATGTGCCCAATCCCTAAAGTATCGGTTCCGGAGAGCCTCTGATGTGCCCAATTTGCACACGGTAGATGTTGActtgtttgcttttctatttttttttttctaaattcctcctttatttctttttgtattggCGGCTCTGTTGGCCTCAGACCGTTTTGATCTGAAGATTTGCGTACTATTCACCGACAACAACCCTCTACAATTCATACCATTATTTATATGCTTTCTAGTTTGTACAGGGAGCCCCGTTGTCTTGTGGAGGGGATTTCAGCCGTCTCAAGGGAGGGCAGACAAGTTGTGGGCGAAGGAGGAGTATAAACGGCTAAACTGAGGCTCGCTgcgaaggggaaaatgttcTTCAGGTTTCATAGCACAACATTACAAACATGCCTGACGTCTGGAGTCGCTCGTTCCTCCGTCGCCGTTGCAGTGCCTTTACGAGCGGGGTGTACTCGACGGGAAATGTCATCGGGAGGCGACGGGGTTTTGGAAGGTGCGATGCATAAGCCTGGCGAATCCGGTCTCCAGGCGGGGAGCAGCACCACCATTGCTGGTAAGGAAACATGGTCTCAATTTAGTACCAAAATGAGGTATGGTAGGCGTCGTATTCGAGTTATTGATGTTGCAGCGAAGATGTCATATGAGTATCAAATGCTCCGGAAAATGTGCAAGCGTCGCCCCGCCATGCGGCAGTGGGCAGTGCGGGATGACTTCTGCGATATGAATCCCGGTGTGGTGATCATGTCGCCTTCGATGCAAGCAGCCTTTATGAAGGTATTTCgtatgaaggaaaagggtctCATTCGTCAGTGCCTACGTGATATTGTCCCTGTCATTGAGTACCGCAACCGAGAGGAACCAGCACGACTCCCAACAAACCCAGCAGACATGATCCCGGAGGGTGAACCCGATACGCTAAATCAGAAAAAACGGGAACTATTTGAGCGGCGTGAGAAGGGTGAAAACTTTGCCGATCTCCGTCTCCACGACAAAAGATCACAAGCGAAACTCCGCTTTAGGATTCGCCAACGGTTGCTAAAGTTTCAACGGCAACTGGCAGTCGCCAATGCAATTGCCAGCCGATCTGTACTTTACTCCACAAACGATGCGATTGGCTACTTTCTGTTCCGTGGGGCAGCCATGTATGCCGGGATGCATCGCGTGTTTTTTGAACTCAGCAAACAATTGCCACACTTCGTGCCCAAAACTATGTTAGACTTCGGGGCTGGCACTGGGACTGCCATACTTGTCGCGAAGGAGGTGTACGATCCCGGTTCCCTTGCTTACCCGCTTTACCGATCACTTCGGCAGACAATGCAGGGAAATGATTCCTCCCGTACACATCAGCTCTCCGAGTTGCGGTATGACCTCAAGCGACTGCAGCGCAACAacgaggagaaaaagaaggtgcgCTTCATGGCGGTTGCAGCGTTACTGGAGCGCGGCGAGGTTGACCCTGCAGATCTTCCAGAAGACCTAAAGCGAGAAATTGCTGAGGTTGCGACCGCTGCTGCAACTGCAAAAAAGGACCGCCTTGTGCGGGAGGCACATGCGAGGTACCGTGACGTAGTTGATGGTACCGAATGGGAGAGCGGCGATCCTCTCGGGGAGGTTCGTGCGAGTACGGAGGATCCGGAGGATGTTATCGACGGAGAACAGGGCGACGGCGGCGATGACGGCGAGGCGGCGAAGGGTCGCCCGAAAACGTGGTGGGAAAAGCTTATTGATGTGGAAAATGAAACAGCTCGCACTCGCGCCGCCAGACGACTTCGCCCTCTTCAGGAAGTTACTGCAGTAGAGCCAAGTCCAGGCATGATGGAGATAGGGACGATGGTTCTTCATGACGATGTACCCAACGTTACGTGGAAGCGTTATTTGCTTCCCGAAGATGAAGCGATCCAACACGATTTGGTTGTTGCCGCGTATTCACTTAGCGAAATTGCCACCTCAGAGAACCGCCGCCGCATTGTGCAGCAATTGTGGAAGATGACCAAAGGTGTTCTTGTGTTTGTTGAGTTTGCTAATCTTAATAACTTTAACATCTTAATGGAGGCGCGCGACTGGATCCTCGAGGAAAAGGATGTTGGTCTCTGGGATTGGCAGCCCACCATTGTAGCTCCTTGTCCCCACGAACATCGCTGTCCTTTGAGGCACTGCAAAACTGGTGTGAAGCGAAAACGTATGCGTATTTGCAGCACGGAAGCGCACTACCGTTCCACATTTGTTGAGGTGTGGGCACGGCATATGCCGCTGAAGGTTGGCATTGAACCGATTTCTTACTTGATTTTGGCACGTAATGAGCTTGTACCTGAGCGGGCCGAACGCCGACGAGAACAGTtgaagaaagcagaagagATGAAACGGCGGGAACGCGAtgtgaagcagcagcagttgcatGAGGCGTCGCTCGCAGTCAAAGACGTCGTGTTCGAGTGCCTTAGCGATGAGGCACTTCACCGCGTGCAGAGTGGTGTTCCTCAACCTTTAACTGATATCGATGAAGTTCGGGAGGCTTCCACCTCCGCAACTTCGACTTCTCTTCTCAAAGATTTGAAAGACGGTGCGACGAGTACGGGTGAGATTGGTCATATGCCAACTGATGTGCCGCGGTTGGTGAAGACAGGCAACACCCGGCACAATCGGCTCATATTTCCGCTCCAATTTCCCCCGGCGACGCATAAGTTTAACCGTGCGTTTGTGGATGCGGGTTATCAGAGGCAACGCGCCATCACGCCTGCAGAAATGCTTGTGGTGCGCCAAGAAGTTGAACAGCTGCAACAGCGTGTCATGCGAGCTGCCCCGAAGTATTTGCGTGTTGTGAGGGACCCACGTTGCCACGGCAAAGTGCAAGCTGATTTTTGTACCCCAGAGGGTGATCTTGTGAGTGGTCGCGTTTATAGGCGTTTTTACGGCGATAGGAATCGCGTGAGTGCGCACAGTACGAtgcgatggcaacacatTGGCGGCTGGAAGTTGCTGAAGCGCATTCGACGGGGATCTTTGTTCCCACACAATGTTCCGCTGTATGCTGTGACGAAGCACGCACAGATCGACTTTCCCAACACTCTTCTCGACACCAAGCACTCAACGGTAGAGCAGACGGCCATGCAGTACAACGATCCTATGTCACTTGTGGAGATGCCGGATGATGGACTAACCCGTGAGGAACTTAAACAAAAGCGTCGTTTGCAACGTGACGTTGAGCTGCAGAAAAAGGTGGAAGAGAAACTGGAAGATATATTTGGTGTAAATGCTAAGGACTGGAAGACAGATGACTTGGGTGGCGGACGTTTAGATGCTCGCCGAGAGATCAGTGAACAGCAGTGGGCCGATGCCGTTCGTCGTGCGAAGATACGAACAGTACAGCACACTAAAAATGCTCTCCCTTTTGCAGCTAAGAAACGCGCGGCTCAACGTGCCCTGCAGGTGCGGAGACGCAACGTGAGACTGGAGATGTCAGGGAACCGACGCCGTTAATTTATTAATGATTAAGGTGCTTGAGTGAAAGAAGGGGAC includes:
- a CDS encoding fumarate hydratase class I, putative, with product MLRRSSLWFAPKSAPPFKFVPLLPHLHHKDTEYTLVTKDYVSVVNPGAGLPEILKVEAAGLTLLASRAIGDVQHFLRPSHLASLRSIFEDPEASDNDRFVALQLIKNANIAAARILPGCQDTGTAIIAGYKGEQVFTNGDDEEALSRGVHHIYTTTNLRYSQNVPLTMYDEKNTGCNLPAQIDLYATKGCEYEFFFVAKGGGSANKAFLFQETKSVLNPKSLRNFLEEKISTIGTSACPPYHMAVVVGGTSAEMTMKAVKYASCKYLDELPTKPDESKGYTYRDLEMEQMVMDICRNIGMGAQFGGKYFAHDARVIRMPRHGASCPIGIGVSCSADRQALAKINKDGIWVEKLEMDPAKYLPEVTEDQLLKVPPVKIDLNMPMDKIRAELSRHPVKTRLSLTGTIIVARDIAHARMREMLENNKPLPDYIKNHPVYYAGPAKRPEALASGSFGPTTAGRMDPFVDLFQANGGSFVMLAKGNRSKRVTEACKKYGGFYLGSIGGPAALLAMDSIRKVEVLDMEELGMEAVWKIEVENFPAFIVVDDKGNDFFQQLR